The following coding sequences lie in one Arachis stenosperma cultivar V10309 chromosome 5, arast.V10309.gnm1.PFL2, whole genome shotgun sequence genomic window:
- the LOC130981236 gene encoding 60S ribosomal protein L4-1-like, which produces MPSSALSLLTLPPSTSTSNRGTTATFSRKGPLIVYGTEGAKAVKAFRNNPGVEVANLERLNLLKLAPSGHLGRFVIWTKSAFEKLNSIYRTFQKASEKKKGYILSRSKMVNANLARIINSNEVQSVVRPIKKEIKRATLKKNPLKNLNVMLRLNPYAKAAKRMALLAEAQRVKTKKEKLDKKCSTISKLLKLLIVVEKLDSPNSAKRKKLSVSWIRTEVLIRYHLSWLQDVTRLIFIVAEISVENVMQYASLATYVKILIVNL; this is translated from the exons ATGCCCTCGTCAGCGCTCTCTCTTCTGACACTCCCACCATCCACTTCTACATCCAACAGAG GAACCACTGCTACATTTTCCCGCAAGGGACCTCTGATCGTGTATGGAACTGAAGGCGCGAAGGCCGTTAAGGCTTTCAGGAACAATCCCGGCGTGGAGGTCGCAAATTTGGAGAGGCTGAACCTTCTGAAGCTCGCTCCCAGTGGCCACCTCGGCAGGTTCGTGATTTGGACCAAGTCAGCGTTCGAGAAACTCAATTCGATCTATAGAACCTTCCAGAAGGcatcagagaagaagaagggtTACATTCTTTCAAGGTCAAAGATGGTGAATGCTAACCTGGCTAGGATTATTAACTCTAATGAGGTTCAGTCTGTTGTGAGGCCCATTAAGAAGGAGATCAAGAGGGCCACTCTCAAGAAAAACCCTCTCAAGAATTTGAATGTGATGCTGAGGTTGAATCCTTATGCTAAGGCTGCTAAGAGAATGGCCCTTCTCGCTGAGGCACAGCGTGTTAAGACTAAGAAGGAGAAGCTCGACAAGAAGTGCAGCACTATTTCCAAG TTATTGAAATTGCTGATTGTAGTTGAAAAGCTTGATTCGCCTAATTCTGCGAAGCGAAAAAAGTTGAGTGTTTCATGGATCAGAACCGAAGTTCTGATACGATACCATTTAAG TTGGCTACAAGATGTTACAAGGTTGATATTTATAGTAGCTGAAATAAGTGTAGAGAATGTGATG CAATATGCATCTTTGGCTACCTATGTCAAGATATTGATTGTGAATTTGTGA